In one Blastococcus sp. Marseille-P5729 genomic region, the following are encoded:
- a CDS encoding excinuclease ABC subunit UvrA codes for MTHAADGHDQIRVRGARANNLRGVDVDIPKRRMTVFTGVSGSGKSSLVFSTIAAESRRMIDETYSAFVQGFMPKQARPDVDRLENLSPAIIIDQEAMGTSSRSTVGTATDAQTLLRMLFSRLSEPYVGGPSAFSFNRASLSGSGVVKLQDGSREHRTFEVLGGQCPTCEGTGKVSTLDLDQIVDREKSLEDGAILAPGFGPGTWGWRMYAESEQIDPAKKLSKYTKTEWHWLVHQEATKVKIAGINMTYEGLIPRIERTFLSKERPPKQAHIKAYVEKIATFGTCPDCDGTRLTEAPRTAKVGGITIADAATMQISDLVEWLGALKAPGCESIVSGLQELLGGMVEIGLGYLSLDRESGTLSGGEAQRVKMVRHLGSALTDITYVFDEPTIGLHPHDITNMIGLLERLRDKGNTILVVEHKPEVIEHADHVVDLGPGAGSHGGQITYSGTLAGLRKSKTITADYLTRDVTLKQQTRTASDQLQIKNATTNNLKKVSVDIPLGVLTVITGVAGSGKSSLIHGNLPRTEKVSFVDQSPIRGSRRSNPATYTGVLDHIRTAFAKANGVKASLFSANSDGACPECKGIGIVYTEPVLPGDTGRTCEVCEGRRFNDDVLEYTLHDKTIVDVLDMSIADAAALFTAKAVATMLGRLNDVGLGYLKLGQPLSTLSGGERQRLKLAIAMAEPASIFVLDEPTSGLHMADVDRILGLLDKLVDDGGSVIVIEHNLAVMAHADWIIDIGPGAGSDGGKVVFEGTPSELAGLKGRKQTITGKALADHVNT; via the coding sequence ATGACGCACGCGGCAGATGGTCATGACCAGATCAGGGTGCGCGGCGCGCGCGCCAACAACCTCCGAGGGGTGGACGTCGACATCCCCAAGCGGCGGATGACCGTCTTCACAGGAGTCTCGGGCTCTGGCAAGTCATCGTTGGTCTTCAGCACGATCGCCGCCGAGTCTCGCCGGATGATCGACGAGACCTACTCCGCGTTCGTCCAGGGCTTCATGCCGAAGCAGGCTCGTCCGGACGTGGACCGCCTGGAGAACCTCAGCCCCGCGATCATCATCGACCAGGAGGCGATGGGCACCAGCAGCCGGTCGACCGTGGGCACCGCTACCGACGCACAGACCCTGCTGCGGATGCTGTTCAGCCGGCTGTCCGAGCCGTACGTCGGCGGCCCGTCCGCATTCTCGTTCAACCGCGCCAGCCTCAGCGGCAGCGGGGTTGTCAAGCTGCAGGACGGCAGCCGCGAGCACCGCACCTTCGAGGTGCTGGGAGGCCAGTGCCCCACCTGTGAGGGAACCGGCAAGGTCTCCACGCTGGACCTCGACCAGATCGTCGACCGCGAGAAGTCCCTCGAAGACGGGGCAATCCTCGCGCCAGGCTTCGGGCCGGGCACCTGGGGCTGGCGGATGTACGCCGAGTCGGAGCAGATCGACCCGGCCAAGAAGCTCAGCAAGTACACCAAGACCGAGTGGCACTGGCTCGTCCATCAAGAGGCCACCAAGGTCAAGATCGCCGGGATCAACATGACCTACGAGGGCCTCATCCCGAGGATCGAGCGCACCTTCCTGAGCAAGGAGCGCCCGCCGAAGCAGGCCCACATCAAGGCGTATGTCGAGAAGATCGCCACCTTCGGTACCTGCCCGGACTGCGACGGCACCCGGCTGACCGAGGCGCCGCGCACCGCGAAGGTCGGTGGCATCACGATCGCGGACGCCGCGACGATGCAGATCAGCGACCTGGTCGAGTGGTTAGGTGCGCTCAAGGCGCCCGGCTGCGAGAGCATCGTCTCCGGCCTGCAGGAGCTGCTCGGCGGCATGGTCGAGATCGGGCTGGGCTACCTCAGCCTCGATCGCGAGTCCGGCACGCTGTCCGGCGGCGAGGCCCAGCGCGTCAAGATGGTGCGCCACCTCGGATCCGCGCTCACCGACATCACCTATGTCTTCGACGAGCCTACGATCGGCCTGCATCCGCACGACATCACGAACATGATCGGGTTGCTCGAACGCCTGCGGGACAAGGGAAACACCATCCTGGTCGTCGAGCACAAGCCCGAGGTGATCGAGCACGCCGACCACGTCGTCGACCTCGGCCCGGGGGCCGGCTCGCACGGCGGCCAGATCACCTACTCCGGAACGCTGGCCGGCCTGCGCAAGAGCAAGACGATCACCGCTGACTACCTGACCCGCGACGTGACACTCAAGCAGCAGACGCGGACGGCGTCCGACCAGCTGCAGATCAAGAACGCCACAACCAACAACCTTAAGAAGGTGTCGGTCGACATCCCGCTCGGCGTCCTGACTGTCATCACCGGGGTGGCCGGATCCGGCAAGTCCTCGCTGATCCACGGCAACCTGCCGCGCACCGAGAAGGTGTCCTTCGTCGATCAGTCCCCGATCAGAGGATCCCGTCGCTCGAATCCCGCTACCTACACCGGTGTACTCGACCACATCCGCACCGCGTTCGCCAAGGCGAACGGGGTGAAGGCGTCGCTGTTCAGCGCGAACTCTGACGGCGCTTGTCCGGAATGCAAAGGCATCGGGATCGTATACACCGAACCCGTGCTGCCGGGCGACACCGGCCGCACCTGCGAGGTCTGCGAAGGACGCCGGTTCAACGACGATGTCCTGGAATACACACTGCACGACAAGACCATCGTCGACGTACTCGACATGAGCATCGCGGACGCCGCAGCGCTGTTCACCGCGAAGGCGGTCGCGACGATGCTCGGGCGTCTGAACGACGTGGGCCTGGGCTACCTGAAGCTCGGCCAACCGCTCAGCACGTTGTCCGGCGGTGAGCGTCAGCGGCTCAAGCTGGCGATCGCGATGGCCGAGCCGGCGTCGATCTTCGTCCTCGACGAGCCGACGAGCGGTCTGCACATGGCCGATGTCGACCGGATCCTCGGTCTGCTCGACAAGCTGGTGGACGACGGCGGGTCGGTGATCGTCATCGAGCACAACCTCGCAGTCATGGCGCATGCCGACTGGATCATCGACATCGGCCCGGGCGCCGGCAGCGACGGCGGCAAGGTGGTCTTCGAGGGGACGCCGTCCGAGCTGGCCGGGCTGAAGGGCAGGAAGCAGACGATCACCGGGAAGGCGCTCGCGGATCACGTGAACACCTGA
- a CDS encoding type IV toxin-antitoxin system AbiEi family antitoxin domain-containing protein — protein MDGVLPGPETLRMHPRRDVPPGLLDLAAKQHRVVTTAQIRAHGMTARTVERLVRTDVWRRLDRGLTLVTNSPPTARNYLSAAALLHPSGLASGRTALALHGFGDLELPIEMTVPGDTHLTHREWLRVRRFDAAPDKAVEIGGATVVGLVDALISATYSIPKQRAADLFLQAVALHRCTVGELANAVRHRRNLPHRALLLDVLTDAAEGLHSKLEAEHERRVRRPHGLPRPVLQHRLPTGRIADAAFPEYRVIIELDGRSHIGADDRRRDNRHSVTGWVTLRFGWAEVIDDPCGVAAEIIRALVEAGWKGSPVRCGRCASTG, from the coding sequence GTGGACGGCGTCCTGCCTGGGCCCGAGACTCTGCGAATGCACCCACGACGCGACGTCCCTCCGGGCCTGCTTGATCTCGCCGCCAAACAGCACCGCGTTGTGACAACAGCTCAGATCCGTGCGCATGGGATGACCGCGCGAACGGTTGAACGACTCGTGCGCACCGATGTCTGGCGACGCTTGGACCGTGGGCTGACACTCGTCACGAACAGCCCTCCCACGGCCCGCAACTACCTCTCGGCAGCCGCGCTTCTCCACCCATCCGGACTCGCCAGTGGGCGCACAGCGCTTGCGCTGCACGGCTTCGGCGATCTCGAGCTCCCCATCGAGATGACCGTTCCTGGTGACACTCATCTGACTCATCGCGAGTGGCTGCGAGTACGACGCTTCGATGCCGCCCCCGACAAGGCGGTCGAGATCGGCGGCGCGACGGTGGTCGGGCTGGTCGACGCGCTGATCTCAGCCACCTATTCCATTCCCAAGCAGCGTGCCGCCGATCTCTTTCTGCAGGCCGTGGCGCTCCACAGGTGCACCGTCGGCGAACTCGCGAACGCCGTCCGTCATCGTCGCAACCTTCCTCATCGCGCTCTGTTGCTCGACGTCCTGACCGATGCCGCCGAAGGACTGCACTCGAAGCTGGAGGCCGAGCACGAGCGTCGGGTACGGCGACCCCACGGGCTCCCGAGACCTGTTCTTCAACACCGGTTGCCGACCGGCAGGATCGCCGACGCAGCGTTCCCGGAGTACCGCGTGATCATCGAACTCGACGGACGCAGCCATATCGGTGCGGACGATCGCCGACGGGACAACCGGCACTCGGTGACGGGGTGGGTAACGCTCCGCTTCGGCTGGGCAGAAGTGATCGACGACCCGTGCGGCGTCGCGGCCGAGATCATCCGCGCGCTTGTCGAGGCCGGTTGGAAGGGCAGCCCGGTTCGATGCGGCCGGTGCGCCTCCACAGGCTGA
- a CDS encoding Crp/Fnr family transcriptional regulator, with protein MDEVLARAGLFQGVDEEAQEALARSFEFLDLARGSVIFKEGEQGDSLYIVLAGKVKIGRKSADGRENLLAVMGPSDQFGELSLFDPGPRTSTASALTDVRVARLPKAALRPWLTDRPDLAERLLRVIARRLRRTNNIVADLIFTDVPGRVAKALLNLSKQFGQQEGDYLRVTHDLTQEELAQLVGASRETVNKALADFAHRSWLRLEGKSVIILDKERLARRAR; from the coding sequence GTGGACGAGGTACTTGCCCGGGCAGGGCTGTTCCAGGGCGTTGATGAAGAGGCCCAGGAAGCTCTCGCCCGCTCCTTCGAGTTCCTCGACCTGGCCCGCGGGTCGGTCATCTTCAAGGAAGGCGAGCAGGGTGACAGCCTCTACATCGTGCTCGCCGGCAAGGTGAAGATCGGTCGCAAGTCCGCCGACGGCCGCGAGAACCTGCTGGCCGTCATGGGCCCCTCTGACCAGTTCGGCGAGCTGTCGCTGTTCGATCCCGGCCCGCGCACCTCCACGGCGTCCGCGCTGACCGACGTCCGCGTCGCGCGACTGCCGAAGGCGGCACTCCGCCCGTGGCTCACCGACCGCCCCGATCTCGCCGAGCGGCTGCTGCGCGTCATCGCGCGGCGGCTGCGCCGGACCAACAACATCGTCGCCGATCTGATCTTCACCGACGTCCCCGGTCGCGTCGCCAAGGCACTGCTGAACCTCTCCAAGCAGTTCGGCCAGCAGGAAGGCGACTACCTGCGCGTCACCCACGACCTCACTCAAGAGGAGCTGGCCCAGCTGGTCGGCGCCTCCCGCGAGACGGTCAACAAGGCGCTCGCCGACTTCGCGCACCGCTCGTGGCTGCGCCTCGAGGGCAAGAGCGTGATCATCCTCGACAAGGAGCGCCTGGCCCGCCGCGCCCGCTAG
- the nth gene encoding endonuclease III, translating to MNDASTPADPAPRAPRRRSASSWASETPLGRTRRARAINRGLAEAYPDAHCELDFRTPLELAVATILSAQCTDKRVNMVTPALFERYPDAAAYAGADRAELEEMIRSTGFYRNKTTALMGLGQTLVDQYGGEVPGRLDALVKLPGMGRKTANVVLGNAFDIPGITVDTHFGRLVRRWRLTDLEDPVKVEHAIGAMIPKKEWTIFSHRVIFHGRRVCHARKPACGACPIARLCPSYGDGPTDPAVAEQLVKTAADFR from the coding sequence GTGAATGACGCCAGCACTCCCGCAGATCCGGCGCCGCGCGCGCCCCGCCGCCGCAGCGCGAGCTCGTGGGCATCGGAAACTCCGCTCGGTCGCACCCGGCGGGCCCGCGCGATCAACCGTGGGCTCGCTGAGGCCTACCCCGACGCCCACTGCGAGTTGGACTTCCGTACCCCCCTCGAGCTGGCGGTGGCCACGATCCTGTCGGCACAGTGCACCGACAAGCGCGTCAACATGGTCACCCCGGCGCTGTTCGAGCGTTATCCGGACGCCGCGGCGTACGCCGGAGCCGACCGTGCCGAGCTCGAGGAGATGATCCGCAGCACCGGGTTCTACCGCAACAAGACGACCGCGCTGATGGGCCTGGGACAGACGCTGGTCGACCAGTACGGCGGCGAGGTGCCGGGTCGGCTCGACGCGCTGGTGAAGCTCCCGGGCATGGGGCGCAAGACGGCCAACGTCGTGCTGGGCAATGCCTTCGACATCCCGGGCATCACCGTCGACACGCACTTCGGCAGACTCGTGCGCCGCTGGCGACTGACCGACCTCGAGGACCCGGTCAAGGTCGAGCACGCGATCGGCGCCATGATCCCGAAGAAGGAATGGACGATCTTCAGCCACCGCGTGATCTTCCACGGCCGCCGGGTGTGCCACGCCCGCAAGCCGGCCTGCGGCGCCTGCCCGATCGCGCGGCTGTGCCCGTCGTACGGCGATGGCCCGACCGACCCCGCCGTCGCCGAGCAGCTCGTCAAGACCGCGGCCGACTTTCGCTGA
- a CDS encoding TlpA disulfide reductase family protein, translated as MRRRIGVLVAALAMVLAGCDSDGGTDGGEPTISTAAKAPVSEFTVACPEFTDPQTDPDDDKLPALSLECLGSEGEPVTMSGSPPRPTVINLWASWCSPCREEMPILEEFATAAADKVDLLGVASSDNRTSSTAFAVEYSMSFPSVLDPKAKVMADQGLQGLPGTLFMDEDGVIVYKHVGVYKSLDELKQDVADHLGVTV; from the coding sequence GTGAGAAGGCGGATCGGTGTGCTGGTGGCAGCGCTCGCGATGGTGCTCGCAGGATGCGACTCGGACGGCGGCACCGACGGCGGCGAACCCACCATCTCGACCGCAGCCAAGGCGCCGGTCTCAGAGTTCACCGTCGCGTGTCCCGAGTTCACCGACCCCCAGACCGACCCGGACGACGACAAGCTCCCGGCGCTCTCCCTGGAATGCCTGGGTTCTGAGGGGGAGCCGGTCACGATGAGCGGCAGCCCGCCGCGACCGACGGTGATCAACCTCTGGGCGTCCTGGTGCTCGCCCTGCCGCGAGGAGATGCCGATCCTCGAGGAGTTCGCCACCGCCGCCGCCGACAAGGTCGACCTGCTGGGCGTCGCGAGCAGCGACAACCGCACGTCGTCCACCGCCTTCGCGGTCGAGTACTCGATGAGCTTTCCGAGCGTGCTGGATCCCAAGGCGAAGGTGATGGCCGACCAGGGCTTGCAGGGGCTACCGGGCACCCTGTTCATGGACGAGGACGGCGTCATCGTCTACAAGCACGTGGGCGTCTACAAGAGCCTGGATGAGCTCAAGCAGGACGTCGCCGATCACCTCGGGGTGACCGTGTGA
- a CDS encoding CoA pyrophosphatase: MSSDPGLPEPAEYDYVEPPAYLHQLVQKAQHATADDIHRFRPPATGVRRSAVLILLADQGDGPDVLLTERASKMRSHSGQVSFPGGSIDPEDADEFAAALREAREEVGLDTDVVSIHARLPDLYIPVTKFSVAPVLATAPEDYTLGEINLHEVERATRVPLSLLADPDLRYTVTTPTGYRGPAFVVDDLFIWGFTANVLDSVLRLGGVAQDWGTRRTTPLPERFHR; this comes from the coding sequence GTGAGCTCGGATCCGGGGCTCCCCGAGCCGGCCGAGTACGACTACGTAGAGCCACCGGCCTACCTCCACCAGCTGGTGCAGAAGGCGCAGCACGCGACCGCGGACGACATCCACCGATTCCGCCCGCCGGCCACCGGGGTGCGCCGATCAGCGGTGCTGATCCTGCTGGCCGACCAGGGCGATGGGCCCGACGTGCTGCTCACTGAGCGAGCATCGAAGATGCGCAGCCACTCCGGGCAGGTCTCGTTCCCAGGCGGCTCGATCGACCCCGAGGACGCCGACGAGTTCGCTGCCGCCCTCCGGGAGGCACGCGAGGAGGTCGGCCTCGACACGGACGTCGTGTCGATCCACGCGCGGCTGCCCGACCTCTACATTCCCGTCACGAAGTTCTCGGTGGCCCCGGTGCTCGCGACGGCGCCCGAGGACTACACCCTCGGCGAGATCAACCTGCACGAGGTCGAGCGGGCCACCAGGGTCCCGCTGTCGTTGCTGGCCGATCCCGACCTCCGCTACACCGTCACCACGCCCACGGGCTACCGTGGGCCGGCGTTCGTCGTCGACGACCTGTTCATCTGGGGATTCACCGCCAACGTGCTGGACAGCGTGCTGCGGCTCGGCGGGGTCGCGCAGGACTGGGGCACCCGGCGAACCACCCCGCTACCAGAGAGGTTCCATCGATGA
- a CDS encoding cupredoxin domain-containing protein produces MKRLSAAAVLLVLAGCSSDGDSDPSTSSSAASNVTVEDDGTQVVDLRETDEYRFVPENPKLTTGKIRIDFTNTSKTNTHSLAFKPGGPVEEIPFINPGEKESIGFSIATPGEYQFFCTFHESLGQRGMLVVEEP; encoded by the coding sequence ATGAAGCGGCTCAGCGCGGCTGCCGTGCTGCTGGTGCTCGCCGGATGCAGCTCGGACGGCGATTCCGACCCGTCGACGTCCAGCAGCGCCGCTTCGAACGTGACCGTCGAGGACGACGGCACGCAGGTGGTCGACCTGCGTGAGACCGACGAGTACCGCTTCGTGCCGGAGAACCCCAAGCTCACGACCGGCAAGATCCGGATTGACTTCACTAACACCTCGAAGACCAACACGCACAGCCTGGCATTCAAGCCCGGTGGACCGGTCGAGGAGATCCCGTTCATCAATCCGGGGGAGAAGGAGTCGATCGGCTTCTCGATCGCCACCCCCGGCGAGTACCAGTTCTTCTGCACCTTCCATGAGTCGCTCGGCCAGCGCGGGATGCTGGTGGTCGAGGAGCCGTGA
- a CDS encoding MarP family serine protease codes for MSGIAVDIVIVLIVVGMSAFGYRSGLLKAASALLGLILGLFIGIPLVAYVGRQIDDSAWRLATVVGLLVLVANAGYIGGMLVGAWLRSHVRRPFAQGVDRAAGGVLSTAVAVLLVWMLAVPLGASRVPGVAQAIKDSAILPRVDAVMPDAARSMYEAIDGAIDAQGLPDVVGPLQQTDVAEVGSPDGASAEAPAVVEASGSVVKVVGHAPQCNRIIDGSGFAYAPDRVATNAHVVAGTETLSVQVAGEQYDATVVYADESLDLAVLAVDGLDVPPLALNTAGQQPGADVVVVGYPGGGNLTLTPAKVRGEADVTGPSFRGEHTVTRDVLMLRGSVVPGNSGGPVVDTDGQVVGVVFGAAADKPDVGYALAIDSVDEELAAATSARQKVVTGDCYP; via the coding sequence GTGAGCGGCATCGCCGTCGACATCGTCATCGTGCTGATCGTGGTGGGGATGTCGGCGTTCGGTTACCGCAGCGGCCTGTTGAAGGCGGCGTCCGCCCTGCTCGGGCTGATCCTCGGCCTGTTCATCGGGATCCCGCTCGTCGCGTACGTCGGCCGGCAGATCGACGATAGCGCGTGGCGGCTGGCCACCGTCGTCGGACTGCTCGTGCTCGTCGCGAACGCTGGGTACATCGGGGGCATGCTCGTCGGCGCCTGGCTGAGGTCGCATGTGCGCCGCCCGTTCGCGCAAGGTGTGGACCGGGCCGCGGGCGGCGTCCTTTCGACGGCGGTGGCGGTGCTGCTGGTGTGGATGCTGGCCGTGCCCCTGGGCGCGTCCCGGGTCCCCGGCGTCGCCCAGGCGATCAAGGACTCCGCGATCCTGCCGCGGGTGGATGCTGTGATGCCGGACGCCGCCCGGTCGATGTACGAGGCCATCGACGGCGCGATCGACGCCCAGGGGCTGCCGGACGTCGTCGGGCCGCTGCAGCAGACCGACGTCGCGGAGGTCGGCAGCCCGGACGGCGCGAGCGCCGAAGCCCCCGCGGTCGTGGAGGCCAGTGGTTCGGTGGTCAAGGTGGTCGGGCACGCGCCGCAGTGCAACCGGATCATCGACGGGTCGGGCTTTGCCTACGCGCCGGATCGAGTGGCCACGAACGCGCACGTGGTCGCCGGAACCGAGACCCTCTCCGTGCAGGTCGCCGGCGAGCAGTACGACGCCACCGTCGTCTATGCCGACGAGAGCCTGGACCTCGCCGTCCTCGCCGTGGACGGCCTCGACGTCCCGCCGCTCGCGCTGAACACCGCAGGGCAGCAGCCCGGTGCGGACGTCGTGGTCGTCGGATATCCCGGCGGAGGGAACCTCACGCTCACGCCAGCGAAGGTCCGGGGCGAGGCCGACGTAACCGGCCCCAGCTTCCGCGGCGAGCACACGGTGACCCGTGACGTCCTGATGCTGCGCGGCTCGGTGGTGCCCGGCAACTCCGGCGGCCCGGTCGTCGACACCGACGGTCAGGTCGTCGGCGTGGTCTTCGGGGCGGCCGCCGACAAGCCGGACGTCGGCTACGCGCTGGCTATCGACTCGGTCGACGAGGAGCTTGCCGCAGCGACGTCCGCGCGGCAGAAGGTGGTCACCGGTGACTGCTACCCGTGA
- a CDS encoding alpha/beta fold hydrolase, whose product MALTEQNDLLLPGPWAHRDITANGVRLHVAEAGSGPLVVLLHGFPQMWWAWRHQIPALSEAGYRVVAADLRGFGSSDKPPRPYDPATTAGDVAGLIRALGQSEAYVVGQDLGGMIGWALAALHPEMVRGLAVLGAAHPRRWRREMVFGAPQRRGSRYIFSYQPPRLPERRLTKDHGAQVRTLMRAWSSRRWQETDDFAGAVRIYRDAICVPQASYGAAEYFRWMVRSLIRPDGYSFVRTLRRRLDRSVLQIHGTDDPCVLPGTADGSGAYVRADYNWRLLDDCGHFPAEEHPKTVNDELVRWLQELDSRDQ is encoded by the coding sequence ATGGCCCTGACCGAGCAGAACGATCTGCTGCTGCCTGGGCCCTGGGCGCACCGTGACATCACCGCCAACGGCGTCCGGCTGCACGTGGCCGAGGCCGGCTCGGGTCCGCTCGTCGTCCTGCTGCACGGCTTCCCGCAGATGTGGTGGGCGTGGCGGCATCAGATCCCCGCGCTCAGCGAGGCCGGGTACCGCGTGGTCGCCGCCGACCTGCGCGGCTTCGGCTCCAGCGACAAGCCACCGCGCCCCTACGACCCGGCCACGACCGCCGGGGACGTCGCGGGGTTGATCCGCGCGCTCGGGCAGTCCGAGGCGTACGTCGTCGGGCAGGACCTCGGCGGCATGATCGGCTGGGCGCTGGCCGCGCTGCACCCGGAGATGGTGCGGGGCCTCGCCGTGCTGGGTGCGGCGCACCCACGCCGGTGGCGTCGCGAGATGGTCTTCGGCGCGCCACAGCGCCGGGGATCGCGCTACATCTTCAGCTACCAGCCGCCCCGGCTCCCGGAGCGCCGGCTCACCAAGGACCACGGCGCGCAGGTACGCACGCTGATGCGCGCCTGGTCGTCCCGGCGCTGGCAAGAGACCGACGACTTCGCCGGCGCGGTCCGCATCTACCGCGACGCGATCTGCGTGCCCCAGGCGTCGTACGGCGCCGCCGAGTACTTCCGGTGGATGGTGCGCTCGCTGATCCGCCCGGACGGCTACTCGTTCGTGCGGACGTTACGACGCCGCCTCGACAGGTCGGTGCTGCAGATCCACGGCACGGATGATCCGTGCGTCCTCCCAGGCACGGCTGACGGCTCAGGAGCCTACGTGCGCGCCGACTACAACTGGCGGCTGCTTGACGACTGCGGACACTTCCCCGCGGAGGAGCACCCGAAGACCGTCAACGACGAGCTGGTGCGTTGGCTGCAGGAGCTCGACAGCCGCGACCAGTAG
- a CDS encoding phage holin family protein: MSTQQPRHAADDLDVAHPSVGTLVKEASTHFSTLLRSELELAKTEVKTEVKKGVAGSGMLAAAGVIAALSFPFFFVFVAELLTDPIGLPRWASYLIVFAFFVIVAAVVGLIGLKKVKKVRAPERTIDSMKRNKHLVDAVKGDDEVPGKHAALSRA; the protein is encoded by the coding sequence ATGTCGACCCAGCAGCCCCGCCACGCAGCCGACGATCTGGACGTCGCCCACCCGAGTGTCGGCACGCTGGTGAAGGAGGCCTCGACCCACTTCTCCACGCTGCTGCGCTCCGAGCTCGAGCTGGCCAAGACCGAGGTCAAGACCGAGGTGAAGAAGGGCGTCGCGGGCTCGGGCATGCTGGCCGCGGCGGGCGTGATCGCCGCGCTCTCATTCCCGTTCTTCTTCGTGTTCGTCGCCGAGCTGCTCACCGATCCGATCGGGCTGCCGCGCTGGGCGTCCTACCTCATCGTGTTCGCCTTCTTCGTCATCGTGGCCGCCGTCGTCGGCCTGATCGGGCTGAAGAAGGTCAAGAAGGTCCGCGCGCCCGAGCGCACGATCGACTCGATGAAGCGCAACAAGCATCTCGTCGACGCGGTCAAGGGCGATGACGAGGTGCCGGGCAAGCACGCCGCCCTCTCGCGCGCCTGA
- the mnhG gene encoding monovalent cation/H(+) antiporter subunit G, whose protein sequence is MTETLDLIGALFIVAGALLGAIGAFAMIRFPEIYSRVHTATKPQTLGLLLILIGLALTLRTWGAVAALAIVAIAQATTAPIAAHLLTRTAYRTGVARPEHMYHDELGPRLEEDERSARDNNQAE, encoded by the coding sequence GTGACCGAGACGCTGGACCTGATCGGCGCGCTGTTCATCGTCGCCGGTGCCCTGCTGGGCGCGATCGGCGCCTTCGCGATGATCCGGTTCCCGGAGATCTACTCGCGCGTACATACCGCCACCAAGCCGCAGACCCTCGGACTGCTGCTGATCCTCATCGGCCTGGCGCTGACGCTGCGCACCTGGGGCGCGGTTGCCGCGCTCGCGATCGTCGCGATCGCCCAGGCGACCACCGCTCCGATCGCCGCGCACCTGCTGACCCGGACGGCGTACCGCACGGGCGTGGCCCGCCCCGAGCACATGTACCACGACGAGCTCGGCCCCCGTTTGGAGGAGGATGAGAGGTCCGCCCGCGACAACAACCAGGCAGAATAG
- a CDS encoding monovalent cation/H+ antiporter complex subunit F — protein sequence MTTVLYAVALVLLLGAALMVIWRIAAGPTDLDRTLALDVLVVLMVSAIAVTVVTTNTPPAIPILIVVSMAGFVGTVSVARFIARPQDEDGEP from the coding sequence ATGACGACCGTCCTGTACGCCGTCGCGCTGGTGCTGCTGCTGGGCGCCGCGCTGATGGTCATCTGGCGGATCGCCGCCGGGCCCACCGACCTCGACCGCACCCTCGCCCTCGACGTCCTCGTGGTGCTCATGGTGTCCGCGATCGCGGTCACCGTCGTGACCACCAACACCCCTCCGGCGATCCCGATCCTGATCGTCGTGAGCATGGCCGGCTTCGTCGGAACGGTGTCGGTGGCCCGATTCATCGCCCGCCCCCAGGACGAGGATGGTGAGCCGTGA
- a CDS encoding Na+/H+ antiporter subunit E: MTAPRHAPRRRVLENFDIRALLLITLLWVMLWGELSVGNVVSGLLIALLVTLTLRMPRIDYEGRVRPLRLIGLIGRFLWDLTVATAQVVAIALRPGHPTGSIIEVTLRTDSPLYLTIVSAMVSLTPGSVVMDTRRHANAIYVHEIAATTPEAIESARRSTLALERRVVRALGSRAEIQLVEEGR; the protein is encoded by the coding sequence ATGACCGCGCCCCGTCACGCACCGCGCCGCCGCGTCCTCGAGAACTTCGACATCCGCGCCTTACTGCTGATCACCCTGCTGTGGGTGATGCTCTGGGGCGAGCTGAGCGTGGGCAATGTCGTGAGCGGTCTGCTCATCGCCCTGCTCGTCACGCTCACGCTGCGGATGCCGCGGATCGACTACGAGGGCCGGGTGCGGCCTCTTCGGCTGATCGGGTTGATCGGCCGGTTCCTGTGGGACCTCACCGTCGCCACCGCGCAGGTGGTCGCGATCGCGCTGCGGCCCGGCCACCCGACCGGGTCGATCATCGAGGTGACCCTGCGCACCGACTCGCCGCTGTACCTGACGATCGTCTCGGCGATGGTGTCGTTGACACCCGGCTCGGTCGTGATGGACACCCGGCGGCACGCCAACGCGATCTACGTCCACGAGATCGCCGCGACCACCCCCGAGGCGATCGAGAGCGCCCGACGATCGACACTCGCCCTGGAGCGCCGGGTCGTGCGCGCGCTCGGGTCACGCGCGGAGATCCAGCTGGTGGAGGAGGGCCGATGA